From a region of the Longimicrobium sp. genome:
- a CDS encoding M13-type metalloendopeptidase, which produces MPLRQQVMTDPHSPGEYRTNGVLRNIPEFYAAFNVQPGDKMYLPPEQRVRIW; this is translated from the coding sequence ATGCCCCTGCGGCAGCAGGTGATGACCGACCCGCACTCGCCGGGCGAGTACCGCACCAACGGCGTCCTCCGCAACATCCCGGAGTTCTACGCCGCCTTCAACGTTCAGCCCGGCGACAAGATGTACCTGCCGCCCGAGCAGCGCGTGAGGATCTGGTAA
- a CDS encoding DUF433 domain-containing protein, translated as MSDDELLGRITFRPEQCGGRPCIRGMRIRVADVLSLLAAGAPEAEILQDYPYLERDDIAACLLYAARRVDHPRFAA; from the coding sequence GTGTCCGACGACGAGCTCCTTGGCCGCATTACGTTCCGCCCTGAGCAGTGTGGCGGTCGTCCCTGCATCCGAGGCATGCGCATTCGCGTGGCCGACGTGCTCTCTTTGCTCGCCGCCGGAGCGCCCGAAGCTGAGATTCTCCAAGACTACCCATATCTCGAGCGCGACGACATCGCGGCGTGCCTGCTGTACGCGGCGCGGCGAGTGGACCACCCGCGCTTCGCGGCGTAA
- a CDS encoding DUF5343 domain-containing protein, translating into MPQSYPYIISNNKIEPILAKIRSAAKPERFSREFLKKMGFTASNDRAMVTVMRDLGFVGETGSPTEYYDRLRDATDWKVVLGERVKDLYSDLYALNTEIHNATDDEIKGAISRITGKDERSVARYLTTFKTLASLANFSGRPSKSKPHVEVQEVDVQPPPQRATPHEPPAGAREPSFHYNIQIHLPATTDISVYNAIFKSMKEHLAHIAL; encoded by the coding sequence ATGCCTCAGAGCTACCCCTACATCATCTCCAATAATAAGATTGAGCCGATTCTGGCGAAGATCCGCTCCGCAGCCAAACCGGAGCGGTTCTCGCGAGAGTTTCTCAAAAAAATGGGCTTCACTGCGTCGAATGATCGTGCGATGGTGACAGTGATGCGGGATCTCGGTTTCGTTGGAGAGACCGGTTCCCCAACTGAGTACTATGATCGACTCCGCGACGCGACCGATTGGAAGGTGGTTTTGGGTGAGCGCGTGAAAGATCTTTACTCTGATCTTTATGCCTTAAATACCGAGATCCACAATGCAACCGATGATGAAATAAAAGGTGCAATCAGTCGAATCACTGGCAAAGACGAGAGGTCGGTTGCGCGCTATCTGACGACATTCAAGACTCTCGCTTCGCTCGCTAATTTTTCAGGCCGGCCCTCCAAGTCGAAACCACACGTGGAAGTACAGGAAGTTGATGTCCAACCACCACCTCAGCGTGCCACTCCCCACGAGCCGCCCGCAGGTGCCCGGGAACCATCATTCCATTACAACATCCAAATTCACTTGCCAGCGACCACCGACATCTCCGTGTACAACGCGATTTTCAAGAGCATGAAGGAGCACCTCGCACACATCGCTTTATGA
- a CDS encoding DUF5615 family PIN-like protein — MLADAERKEALAGRRVWVDAQLPPVLARWLVREYGVDAAHVNDIGFLGEDDAVIFAAARTGGAAVVITKDEDFVRLLEQQGSPPQVVWVTCGNVRNAALRGLVMPVWPQVAALLAAGEELVEIG; from the coding sequence ATGCTCGCGGACGCAGAGCGAAAGGAAGCACTCGCGGGCCGCCGCGTGTGGGTTGACGCCCAACTTCCGCCTGTGCTCGCCCGCTGGCTGGTTCGGGAGTATGGGGTTGACGCTGCACATGTGAACGACATCGGGTTCTTGGGCGAGGACGACGCCGTAATCTTCGCCGCAGCTCGGACCGGAGGTGCGGCAGTGGTGATCACGAAGGATGAAGATTTTGTTCGGCTGCTGGAGCAGCAGGGATCTCCGCCTCAGGTTGTATGGGTCACGTGTGGGAACGTGCGCAATGCCGCGCTACGCGGGCTCGTGATGCCCGTCTGGCCGCAGGTGGCGGCGCTGCTCGCCGCCGGTGAAGAGCTCGTGGAGATCGGGTGA
- a CDS encoding Swt1 family HEPN domain-containing protein: MKALKQFVFNAILLEDTLDRLEESGTSVRQNRNTAPVARIAETDFSPRIVHNAQKMASIYIAFFCLENAGRELISERLLERKGADWWHLCVPTKIRTAVEKLKEKEENNRYHSQRSSELIGYTMFGNLGQIIIANWEEFSDLFPDQAWVTARFNDLEMSRNIIMHTGILPQLEIERIESIGRDWVRQVG, encoded by the coding sequence ATGAAAGCGCTCAAGCAATTTGTTTTTAATGCCATCCTCCTTGAGGACACCCTCGACCGGCTTGAGGAGTCCGGTACTTCCGTACGACAGAACCGGAACACGGCACCTGTGGCGCGCATTGCGGAGACGGACTTTAGTCCCCGCATAGTGCATAACGCACAGAAAATGGCGTCGATCTACATAGCCTTTTTCTGTCTTGAAAACGCTGGGCGAGAACTTATCAGTGAGCGGCTACTGGAGCGTAAGGGTGCGGATTGGTGGCACCTCTGCGTGCCGACAAAAATTCGCACAGCGGTTGAGAAGCTCAAGGAGAAGGAGGAGAATAATCGGTATCATTCCCAGCGATCGAGCGAGCTCATTGGCTACACCATGTTTGGCAACCTCGGTCAGATCATAATCGCTAACTGGGAGGAGTTTTCGGACTTGTTTCCTGACCAAGCGTGGGTAACAGCTCGGTTCAACGATCTTGAGATGTCGCGGAATATTATCATGCATACGGGAATCCTCCCACAACTTGAGATCGAGCGCATTGAGAGCATTGGTCGCGACTGGGTCCGGCAGGTCGGGTGA